Proteins from a genomic interval of Yoonia sp. GPGPB17:
- the bmt gene encoding betaine--homocysteine S-methyltransferase, whose translation MTNALSTLLQKRDWLMADGATGTNLFNMGLMSGDAPELWNIDETAKITALYKGAADAGSDIFLTNSFGANASRLKLHGAERRVIELNKAAAELGRDVADASGRQIVVAGSVGPTGEIMAPMGSLTHEIAVEMFHEQAEGLKAGGADVLWVETISAPEEFAAAAEAFAIAEMPWCGTMSFDTAGRTMMGLTSADMVKKVGKLPDQPLAFGANCGVGASDLLRTVLGFMAAGPDLPVIAKGNAGIPKYHDGHIHYDGTPALMADYAVLARDCGATIIGGCCGTTPDHLRAMREALETRPKGHAPSLEVIAQALGGFSSESDGTDGAGPEASPRRGRRRRS comes from the coding sequence ATGACAAACGCACTCTCAACCCTGCTGCAAAAGCGCGACTGGTTGATGGCCGACGGGGCGACAGGCACAAACCTGTTCAACATGGGGCTGATGTCGGGCGATGCGCCAGAGCTATGGAACATAGACGAAACCGCCAAGATCACTGCGCTTTACAAGGGGGCGGCAGATGCTGGCAGCGATATCTTTCTGACCAACAGCTTTGGTGCGAATGCCTCGCGCCTGAAACTGCACGGCGCGGAGAGGCGTGTCATAGAGTTGAATAAAGCCGCGGCAGAGCTGGGGCGCGACGTTGCCGATGCCTCAGGACGTCAGATCGTGGTTGCAGGTTCCGTCGGCCCAACCGGCGAAATCATGGCCCCAATGGGCAGCCTCACCCATGAGATCGCGGTCGAGATGTTTCATGAACAGGCCGAGGGTTTGAAGGCGGGTGGCGCAGATGTTCTTTGGGTCGAAACCATCAGCGCCCCGGAAGAGTTTGCCGCGGCCGCAGAGGCGTTCGCGATAGCCGAGATGCCGTGGTGCGGTACAATGAGCTTTGACACGGCGGGCCGCACGATGATGGGCCTGACCTCAGCAGATATGGTCAAAAAGGTTGGGAAACTGCCCGATCAACCGCTCGCATTCGGCGCAAACTGCGGTGTCGGTGCATCTGACCTACTGCGGACGGTTCTAGGGTTTATGGCCGCCGGGCCTGACCTGCCTGTCATCGCCAAAGGAAACGCTGGCATCCCAAAGTATCACGATGGGCACATCCACTATGACGGAACACCAGCCCTGATGGCTGATTACGCCGTCCTTGCCCGCGATTGCGGCGCGACAATCATCGGTGGCTGTTGCGGCACAACGCCAGATCACTTGCGCGCCATGCGTGAAGCGTTGGAAACGCGGCCCAAAGGTCACGCGCCGTCATTGGAGGTCATTGCGCAAGCGCTTGGTGGATTTTCGTCTGAATCAGACGGAACGGATGGTGCTGGCCCTGAGGCATCACCACGTCGTGGGCGACGGCGGCGATCTTAA
- a CDS encoding corrinoid protein, translated as MSDEEDDIILSELNDEDLVAQMFDDLYDGMKEEIEEGVNILLGRDWEPYRILTEALVGGMTIVGHDFRDGILFVPEVLLAANAMKGGMAILKPLLAETGAPRVGKMVIGTVKGDIHDIGKNLVSMMMEGAGFEVVDLGINNAVEAYLEALEAEQPDILGMSALLTTTMPYMKVVIDTMVEKGLRDDYVVLVGGAPLNEEFGKAIGADAYCRDAAVAVETAKTFMARKHNQGAAAV; from the coding sequence ATGTCCGACGAAGAAGATGACATCATCCTGTCCGAACTGAATGACGAAGACCTCGTCGCTCAGATGTTCGATGACCTTTATGACGGTATGAAGGAAGAGATCGAGGAAGGGGTGAATATCCTTCTGGGACGCGATTGGGAGCCTTACCGCATCCTGACCGAAGCACTCGTTGGCGGCATGACCATTGTGGGCCACGATTTCCGCGATGGTATCCTTTTTGTGCCAGAAGTCCTTTTGGCGGCCAACGCCATGAAGGGCGGTATGGCCATCCTGAAACCGCTGCTGGCCGAAACTGGCGCGCCACGTGTTGGCAAGATGGTCATTGGCACGGTCAAAGGTGACATCCACGACATCGGCAAAAACCTTGTGTCGATGATGATGGAAGGTGCGGGTTTCGAAGTCGTTGATTTAGGTATTAACAATGCTGTCGAAGCGTATCTCGAAGCGCTTGAGGCTGAACAACCCGATATCCTGGGCATGTCCGCGCTGCTGACCACGACGATGCCTTACATGAAGGTGGTTATCGACACGATGGTCGAAAAGGGCCTGCGCGATGACTATGTCGTGCTTGTGGGTGGCGCGCCACTGAACGAAGAGTTCGGCAAAGCCATTGGCGCGGATGCCTACTGTCGTGATGCGGCCGTCGCCGTTGAGACGGCCAAGACGTTCATGGCACGCAAGCATAACCAAGGTGCCGCAGCCGTTTAA
- a CDS encoding DUF1330 domain-containing protein → MSALWIAHVTVTDEAAYGEYAKRATGAIADHGGVFLARGGAYEQLEGPDRPRNVVARFPSLQAAHDCYYSEAYQEALSFAKGASQRELSIVEEIA, encoded by the coding sequence ATGAGCGCACTTTGGATTGCCCATGTGACGGTGACGGATGAAGCGGCCTATGGTGAATACGCCAAGCGTGCGACAGGCGCGATCGCGGACCATGGCGGTGTCTTTTTGGCCCGCGGCGGGGCCTATGAACAGCTGGAAGGCCCGGATCGCCCGCGCAATGTTGTTGCCCGCTTCCCAAGTCTACAAGCGGCACATGATTGTTATTATTCAGAGGCTTACCAAGAGGCGCTGAGTTTTGCCAAAGGGGCCAGCCAGCGCGAGCTGAGCATCGTCGAAGAGATCGCTTGA
- the rnd gene encoding ribonuclease D, which produces MKTITTTEDLAAFCQEAAKRPYVTVDTEFLRERTYYSKLCLVQLAYQDDSGADAVLVDPLVDGLSLEPLYDLFKDHGCVKVFHAARQDLEIFYVDAGVIPEPLFDTQVAAMVCGFGEQVGYETLVRKITKSDLDKSSRFTDWSRRPLTDAQAKYAVADVTHLRDIYEYLSARLAKSGRTKWVAEEMAVLEDPSTYQADPDNAWKRVKTRTQSGKFLAIVRELARFREGYAQERNVPRNRVFKDDALVELASTKPQSEKDLGRSRLLLREARKGDIAAGILAGIKAGMAVKPEDMPKVDNARAKLQVNPALADMLRVLLKAKTDHAEVAPKLIATSSDLDALAAGERDVAALKGWRREVFGNDALQLCEGQVGLAVKGQKVVTVAL; this is translated from the coding sequence ATGAAGACAATCACAACGACCGAAGATCTGGCCGCATTCTGCCAAGAGGCGGCAAAACGCCCCTATGTCACCGTCGATACCGAGTTCCTGCGTGAACGGACGTATTATTCGAAGCTCTGCCTGGTGCAATTGGCGTATCAGGATGACAGTGGTGCGGATGCGGTGCTGGTCGATCCGCTGGTCGATGGGCTGTCGCTGGAGCCGCTTTACGACCTTTTTAAAGACCACGGTTGCGTAAAGGTGTTCCACGCCGCCCGGCAAGACCTTGAGATTTTTTATGTCGATGCGGGCGTTATTCCCGAACCGCTTTTTGACACGCAGGTCGCGGCGATGGTCTGCGGGTTTGGCGAGCAGGTGGGATATGAGACGCTGGTGCGCAAGATCACCAAATCCGATTTGGATAAATCATCCCGCTTCACCGACTGGTCTCGCCGTCCGCTGACGGATGCGCAGGCAAAGTATGCCGTGGCCGATGTCACCCATCTGCGGGATATTTATGAGTACCTGTCTGCGCGACTTGCCAAATCTGGGCGCACCAAATGGGTCGCAGAGGAAATGGCCGTATTGGAAGATCCGTCGACCTATCAGGCCGATCCTGACAATGCGTGGAAGCGGGTCAAGACACGTACCCAATCAGGCAAGTTTCTTGCGATCGTGCGCGAATTGGCGCGGTTTCGTGAAGGCTATGCGCAAGAACGCAACGTGCCGCGCAATCGTGTCTTTAAAGACGATGCATTGGTCGAACTGGCCTCGACCAAACCGCAGTCCGAGAAGGATTTGGGTCGATCCCGTCTCTTGCTGCGCGAGGCGCGCAAGGGTGACATTGCAGCGGGCATTCTGGCGGGTATCAAGGCGGGCATGGCTGTGAAACCAGAGGATATGCCGAAGGTTGATAACGCGCGTGCAAAGCTACAGGTAAACCCAGCCTTGGCAGATATGCTGCGGGTCCTGTTGAAAGCCAAGACGGATCATGCCGAGGTCGCGCCTAAACTGATCGCAACCTCATCTGATCTGGACGCACTGGCGGCTGGCGAACGTGATGTGGCCGCCTTGAAGGGATGGCGACGCGAGGTATTTGGCAACGATGCCCTGCAACTTTGCGAAGGTCAGGTTGGTCTGGCTGTGAAGGGCCAAAAGGTCGTCACCGTCGCGCTTTGA
- a CDS encoding DUF1638 domain-containing protein has translation MTTDATLTDIGMAPKGEGRVLLIACGALAREILAIKATSALDHLDLQCLPAILHNHPDRIVPAVREAVATYRDSYEQLFVVYADCGTGGQLQAACAEMGVEMVAGPHCYSFFEGNETFAARDEMTAFYLTDFLVRQFEAFVWKPLGLDRHPDLRDMYFGNYEKLVYQAQTDDRALTEQAEICAERLGLAFERRFTGYGDLTPALKALS, from the coding sequence ATGACAACCGACGCGACCCTTACCGATATTGGTATGGCCCCAAAGGGCGAGGGACGTGTCTTGCTGATTGCGTGCGGCGCTTTGGCTCGCGAAATTCTCGCGATCAAAGCGACCAGCGCCCTGGATCACCTTGACCTGCAATGCCTGCCAGCCATCCTGCACAATCATCCTGACCGTATCGTGCCCGCAGTGCGCGAGGCTGTTGCAACCTATCGCGATTCCTATGAGCAGCTCTTCGTTGTTTACGCAGACTGTGGCACAGGCGGCCAGTTGCAAGCGGCCTGCGCCGAGATGGGCGTTGAAATGGTTGCCGGACCGCATTGCTATTCGTTCTTTGAAGGCAATGAAACCTTCGCCGCCCGCGATGAAATGACCGCCTTCTACTTGACCGACTTTCTGGTTCGCCAGTTTGAAGCTTTTGTTTGGAAACCCCTAGGGTTAGACCGCCATCCTGATCTGCGAGACATGTATTTTGGGAACTACGAGAAGCTGGTCTATCAGGCGCAAACTGATGATCGGGCTTTGACCGAGCAAGCCGAGATCTGTGCCGAAAGACTCGGCCTCGCCTTTGAGCGTCGTTTTACCGGCTACGGTGATCTGACGCCTGCGTTGAAAGCTCTCTCTTAA
- a CDS encoding DUF4328 domain-containing protein yields the protein MADYIFTDLKKSGQRAVWATWAYAGAQVTFSFVHIYQNIVINRFLDGTAGVAELEQSDSVVIATSIGFLVILVAALCVNGRFLYLASRNAAAINDDPKMITPGWAVGWYFVPIANLWMPFKAMKQTWSRLIPSEAPPAWLGLWWFSWIGMSIFDRLLGRMPEPRELPEYIDYNTLFIISGFLWLIPAYFFARIVRTLAQTEHNPAEVFA from the coding sequence TTGGCTGACTACATCTTTACCGACCTCAAAAAATCTGGGCAACGCGCAGTTTGGGCGACATGGGCTTATGCCGGGGCGCAGGTTACTTTTTCATTTGTGCATATCTACCAAAATATAGTCATCAATCGGTTTTTGGATGGAACGGCCGGTGTCGCCGAGTTGGAACAAAGCGATAGTGTTGTAATTGCTACATCCATCGGCTTCCTCGTCATATTGGTCGCCGCTCTATGCGTGAACGGTCGGTTTCTCTACCTCGCCAGCCGGAACGCCGCCGCCATCAATGATGATCCCAAGATGATCACACCCGGCTGGGCAGTTGGCTGGTACTTTGTTCCGATTGCCAATCTTTGGATGCCCTTTAAGGCCATGAAGCAAACGTGGAGCCGTCTGATCCCATCAGAGGCCCCACCGGCATGGCTCGGGCTCTGGTGGTTCAGTTGGATCGGCATGAGCATATTTGACCGGCTACTCGGCCGCATGCCAGAGCCTCGCGAATTGCCCGAGTACATTGACTACAACACGCTGTTCATCATTTCAGGTTTCCTTTGGCTGATCCCAGCCTACTTTTTTGCACGTATCGTGCGGACATTGGCGCAGACCGAACACAACCCAGCCGAGGTTTTTGCGTAA
- a CDS encoding NADP-dependent isocitrate dehydrogenase: MSKIKVENPIVELDGDEMTRIMWDFIKQKLILPYLDVDLLYYDLAMEVRDETNDQITIDAAEKIKEIGVGVKCATITPDEQRMEEFNLKKMWRSPNGTIRNILGGVVFRAPIICKNVPRLVPGWTDPIVIGRHAFGDQYKATDFLMPGPGKLTMKFVGEDGTVIEKEVFDSPSAGVAMGMYNLDASIIDFARASFNYGLNLGWPVYLSTKNTILKAYDGRFKDLFQQVFDEEFKEKFDEAGIEYQHRLIDDMVASAMKWSGKFVWACKNYDGDVQSDTVAQGFGSLGLMTSQLMTPDGKIVEAEAAHGTVTRHYRQHQDGQATSTNSIASIFAWTGGLKHRAKLDENGQLMTFAETLEKVIIDTVESGFMTKDLALLVGPDQGWLTTMGFLEKIDENLNKAM, encoded by the coding sequence ATGTCCAAGATTAAGGTAGAAAACCCCATCGTTGAACTCGATGGCGATGAAATGACCCGCATTATGTGGGACTTCATCAAGCAAAAGCTGATCCTGCCTTATTTGGACGTTGACCTGCTCTATTACGACCTCGCCATGGAGGTCCGGGACGAAACCAACGATCAGATCACCATTGATGCCGCCGAAAAGATAAAAGAGATCGGTGTAGGTGTGAAATGCGCAACCATCACGCCGGACGAACAGCGGATGGAAGAGTTCAATCTAAAAAAGATGTGGCGTTCGCCCAATGGCACGATCCGCAACATCCTTGGTGGCGTCGTGTTCCGCGCGCCGATCATCTGCAAAAACGTCCCGCGTCTTGTGCCGGGCTGGACTGATCCGATTGTGATCGGCCGTCACGCCTTTGGCGATCAGTACAAAGCGACCGACTTCCTGATGCCAGGCCCCGGGAAACTGACGATGAAATTCGTCGGTGAAGATGGCACCGTGATAGAGAAAGAGGTTTTCGACAGCCCCTCTGCCGGTGTGGCGATGGGGATGTACAACCTTGATGCCTCGATCATCGACTTTGCACGCGCGTCGTTCAACTATGGCCTAAACTTGGGTTGGCCTGTGTATCTCTCGACCAAGAACACAATTCTAAAGGCCTACGATGGGCGGTTCAAAGACCTGTTCCAGCAGGTGTTTGATGAAGAATTCAAAGAGAAATTTGATGAGGCCGGGATCGAATACCAACACCGCCTGATCGACGATATGGTCGCCTCGGCGATGAAATGGTCCGGCAAATTCGTCTGGGCCTGTAAAAACTACGACGGCGATGTGCAGTCTGACACGGTAGCACAGGGCTTTGGGTCATTGGGCCTGATGACCAGCCAGTTGATGACACCCGATGGCAAAATCGTCGAGGCCGAAGCCGCACACGGTACCGTCACCCGCCACTACCGCCAGCACCAAGACGGTCAAGCAACATCCACCAATTCGATCGCGTCGATTTTTGCATGGACAGGCGGGCTCAAGCACCGGGCGAAACTGGATGAAAATGGGCAATTGATGACATTTGCCGAGACTTTGGAAAAGGTCATCATTGATACCGTTGAAAGCGGCTTTATGACCAAAGACCTCGCCTTACTGGTGGGCCCGGATCAGGGTTGGCTGACAACCATGGGGTTCCTTGAGAAGATCGACGAAAACCTGAACAAAGCGATGTAA
- a CDS encoding PA0069 family radical SAM protein, giving the protein MDDLPLQKSHRTPGRAAGSNPDVRFDKLHAEAVDDGWAPDEDLPVLRTEVTDEIARSIISRNTSPDLSFDRSINPYRGCEHGCIYCFARPSHAYLGLSPGLDFETKLLARPNAGAQLRKELSNARYVPKMLAIGTNTDPYQPIEKKRKIMRDVLGVLRDFNHPVGIVTKGTLIERDVDILGPMAAQGLVRVGVSITTLDPNVSRAMEPRVPMPAARLRTIRRLTDAGIPVRVMVSPVIPALTDHEVEKILEVAQGAGAVAASSIMLRLPREVAGLFRDWLAEHYPERAARVMGRVRELHGGKDYDPNFGTRMVGQGEWAAVMKQRFGLATRKLGLDRSLPSLRTDLFERPAQTGDQLSLF; this is encoded by the coding sequence ATGGATGATTTGCCACTTCAGAAATCGCATCGGACGCCGGGCCGCGCCGCCGGGTCAAATCCGGATGTGCGGTTCGACAAATTGCACGCCGAGGCGGTGGATGATGGCTGGGCGCCAGACGAAGATTTGCCGGTCCTGCGCACCGAAGTGACGGATGAGATTGCCCGTTCAATCATTTCACGCAACACATCGCCTGATTTGTCGTTTGACCGCTCTATCAACCCTTATCGCGGGTGTGAGCATGGGTGTATTTATTGCTTTGCGCGGCCCAGTCATGCGTATTTGGGGCTATCTCCGGGGCTTGATTTTGAAACCAAGCTACTGGCGCGGCCCAACGCGGGGGCGCAACTGCGCAAAGAGCTTTCAAATGCGCGTTATGTCCCAAAGATGCTTGCGATCGGAACCAATACAGATCCCTATCAACCAATTGAAAAAAAACGTAAAATAATGCGTGATGTCTTGGGGGTGTTGCGTGACTTCAATCACCCGGTTGGCATTGTCACAAAGGGAACTTTGATTGAAAGAGATGTCGACATTCTGGGCCCCATGGCGGCGCAGGGTCTGGTCCGCGTGGGGGTCTCGATCACGACACTTGATCCCAACGTCTCTCGGGCAATGGAGCCGAGGGTGCCGATGCCTGCCGCACGACTGCGGACGATCCGGCGGTTAACAGATGCGGGTATCCCGGTGCGGGTGATGGTATCACCGGTTATCCCTGCTTTGACGGATCATGAAGTGGAGAAAATCCTTGAGGTCGCACAAGGGGCGGGTGCTGTGGCGGCATCATCCATCATGCTGCGACTGCCGCGTGAAGTGGCCGGGCTTTTTCGCGATTGGCTGGCCGAACATTATCCTGAACGTGCAGCACGGGTAATGGGGCGGGTGCGCGAATTGCACGGTGGCAAGGATTACGATCCGAACTTTGGGACGCGCATGGTCGGTCAGGGTGAATGGGCTGCGGTGATGAAGCAGCGGTTCGGACTGGCGACGCGTAAGCTTGGGCTGGACCGATCACTGCCGTCTTTGCGGACGGATTTGTTTGAACGACCAGCGCAAACGGGCGATCAGCTCTCACTCTTTTGA
- the typA gene encoding translational GTPase TypA: MDIRNIAIIAHVDHGKTTLVDELLKQSGVFRDNEAVSERAMDSNDIERERGITILAKCTSVEWKGTRINIVDTPGHADFGGEVERILSMVDGVVLLVDAAEGPMPQTKFVTSKALALGLRPIVVVNKVDKPDGEPDRAVDDVFDLFAALEASDEQLDFPSMYASGRSGWCDAELDGPRENLDALFDLIVDHVPTPAQITRKDEPFQMLATTLSADPFIGRILTGRVEAGTLKAGDTIKALSRTGEKIEQFRVSKILAFRGLAQQPIDQAEAGDIVTIAGMTKATVADTLCDPGIEAPIPAQPIDPPTITVTFGINDSPLAGRDGKKVQSRVIRERLMKEAEVNVAIKIADTPGGDAFEVSGRGELQMGVLIENMRREGFELSISRPQVIFTEEDGQRMEPVEEVTIDVDDEYTGVVVEKLTGPRKGELVEMKPAGAGKTRIIAHVPSRGLIGYHGEFLTDTRGSGVLNRLFHGQTAYKGKIDGRRQGVLISMENGTSVAFALWNLEDRGKMFIGAQEAVYTGMIIGEHSRENDLEVNPLKGKKLTNVRASGTDEAVRLTPPVTMSLEQAIAYIDDDELVEVTPNAIRLRKRYLDPHERKRQARAA, translated from the coding sequence ATGGATATCCGCAATATCGCGATCATCGCGCACGTTGACCACGGCAAGACGACACTTGTTGATGAACTTCTCAAACAATCCGGCGTTTTCCGGGACAATGAGGCTGTGTCTGAACGTGCGATGGACAGCAACGACATTGAGCGCGAGCGCGGCATTACCATTCTGGCGAAGTGCACATCTGTGGAATGGAAAGGCACCCGCATCAACATCGTCGATACTCCCGGACACGCGGACTTCGGCGGTGAGGTTGAGCGGATCCTATCCATGGTCGACGGTGTTGTGTTGCTGGTCGATGCCGCCGAAGGGCCCATGCCGCAAACGAAATTCGTAACTTCCAAGGCGCTGGCACTCGGCCTGCGCCCTATCGTGGTTGTCAACAAGGTCGACAAACCTGACGGCGAGCCTGACCGTGCGGTTGATGATGTGTTTGACCTCTTCGCGGCCCTCGAAGCCTCGGACGAGCAACTCGACTTTCCGTCGATGTACGCCTCTGGCCGCTCCGGCTGGTGCGACGCCGAACTCGACGGCCCGCGCGAGAACCTCGATGCGCTGTTTGATCTGATCGTCGATCACGTGCCAACCCCCGCGCAAATCACCCGCAAGGATGAGCCGTTCCAGATGCTGGCCACCACGCTGTCAGCTGACCCGTTCATTGGGCGCATTCTGACGGGGCGGGTTGAGGCTGGTACATTGAAAGCTGGTGACACCATCAAAGCGCTCTCCCGGACTGGCGAAAAGATCGAACAATTCCGCGTCTCCAAAATCCTCGCGTTCCGTGGTCTGGCGCAGCAACCGATTGATCAGGCCGAAGCTGGCGACATCGTCACCATCGCAGGCATGACCAAAGCAACCGTTGCTGACACGCTGTGCGACCCAGGCATTGAGGCTCCTATCCCGGCCCAGCCGATTGACCCCCCAACCATCACCGTCACTTTCGGTATCAACGACAGCCCGCTGGCGGGCCGTGACGGCAAAAAGGTCCAGTCGCGCGTGATCCGCGAACGCCTGATGAAAGAGGCCGAAGTCAACGTTGCAATCAAAATTGCCGACACCCCGGGTGGCGATGCATTCGAGGTCTCAGGCCGAGGCGAACTACAAATGGGTGTTCTAATCGAAAACATGCGCCGTGAAGGGTTTGAGCTTTCGATCTCACGCCCGCAGGTCATCTTCACCGAAGAAGACGGGCAGCGGATGGAGCCGGTCGAAGAAGTCACCATCGACGTGGATGACGAATACACCGGCGTCGTGGTTGAAAAGCTGACCGGGCCCCGCAAAGGTGAGTTGGTCGAGATGAAACCTGCAGGCGCTGGCAAAACACGCATCATCGCGCATGTGCCTTCGCGCGGTCTGATCGGCTATCACGGTGAGTTCCTGACCGATACGCGCGGGTCGGGCGTGTTGAACCGCCTGTTCCACGGACAAACCGCCTATAAGGGCAAGATCGACGGGCGCCGCCAAGGTGTTCTGATCTCGATGGAAAACGGCACCTCAGTGGCTTTCGCCCTGTGGAATCTCGAAGATCGCGGCAAGATGTTTATCGGCGCGCAGGAAGCGGTCTACACTGGCATGATCATTGGCGAGCACAGCCGTGAGAATGATCTGGAAGTGAACCCGCTGAAGGGCAAGAAACTTACCAACGTGCGGGCCTCTGGCACAGATGAAGCGGTGCGCCTGACACCGCCGGTTACGATGTCACTGGAACAAGCAATTGCCTATATCGACGATGACGAATTGGTGGAAGTCACACCAAATGCGATCCGCCTGCGCAAACGCTATCTGGACCCGCACGAGCGGAAACGTCAGGCGCGCGCGGCCTAA
- the purM gene encoding phosphoribosylformylglycinamidine cyclo-ligase, which translates to MTNRNGLTYADAGVDIDAGNTLVERIKPAAKRTARPGVMAGLGGFGALFDLKGAGYVDPILVAATDGVGTKLRIAIDTGNVDSIGIDLVAMCVNDLVCQGAEPLFFLDYFATGKLELDQATRIVEGIAAGCEASGCALIGGETAEMPGMYHEGDFDLAGFAVGAMERGAELPAGVQEGDVMLGLASNGVHSNGYSLVRRIVDLSGLAWADDAPFTDGTLGAALLAPTRLYVKQALAAVRAGGVHALAHVTGGGLTENLPRVLPEGMGAQIDLDAWDLPPVFRWLAETGGMAEAELLKTFNAGIGMVLSVDADQADPLTKLLVDQGETVHRLGTVTAGEGVRYTGALL; encoded by the coding sequence ATGACCAACAGAAATGGCCTGACCTATGCGGATGCAGGGGTCGATATTGATGCGGGCAATACACTGGTGGAACGGATCAAACCCGCCGCCAAGCGCACGGCGCGCCCTGGGGTCATGGCAGGTTTGGGTGGTTTTGGCGCGCTCTTTGACCTTAAAGGGGCAGGGTATGTTGACCCTATACTGGTGGCTGCGACAGATGGTGTCGGTACCAAGCTGCGGATTGCCATTGATACCGGTAATGTAGATAGCATTGGCATCGATCTGGTGGCGATGTGCGTGAACGATCTGGTGTGTCAGGGTGCTGAGCCGCTGTTTTTCCTTGATTATTTCGCGACAGGGAAGCTGGAACTTGATCAGGCAACCCGCATTGTCGAAGGCATCGCAGCCGGTTGTGAGGCCTCTGGTTGCGCCTTGATTGGTGGTGAAACAGCAGAGATGCCGGGCATGTATCACGAAGGTGATTTTGATCTTGCCGGGTTTGCCGTCGGCGCGATGGAGCGTGGGGCAGAACTGCCCGCAGGTGTGCAAGAGGGCGATGTGATGTTGGGGCTTGCCTCGAACGGTGTGCATTCGAATGGGTATTCGCTGGTGCGTCGGATTGTTGATTTGTCCGGCCTGGCCTGGGCAGACGATGCGCCGTTCACGGATGGCACGCTGGGGGCCGCGCTGCTGGCGCCGACGCGCCTTTATGTCAAACAGGCGCTTGCTGCGGTGCGCGCAGGTGGCGTGCATGCGCTGGCCCATGTCACGGGTGGTGGGTTGACCGAAAATCTGCCACGGGTCTTGCCCGAAGGCATGGGCGCGCAGATTGATTTGGACGCGTGGGATTTACCGCCGGTGTTTCGCTGGCTGGCTGAAACCGGGGGGATGGCAGAGGCGGAACTGCTCAAGACCTTCAACGCAGGTATCGGGATGGTGCTTTCCGTGGATGCGGACCAGGCAGACCCATTGACAAAACTGCTGGTGGATCAAGGTGAAACTGTGCATCGTTTGGGCACTGTGACGGCAGGCGAAGGTGTCCGCTATACCGGTGCTCTTTTGTGA
- a CDS encoding SufE family protein — protein MANPDFEDLVDTFEFLDDWEDRYRHVIDMGKAMAPLEDALRVPATKVDGCASQVWLVPRIEGDTFTFRGESDAMIVRGLIAVLIALYNNQPVSEIGKIDAAAELGRLGLNDHLSAQRSNGLRAMVERIRETASTAA, from the coding sequence ATGGCAAACCCCGATTTTGAAGACCTCGTCGATACTTTTGAATTCCTTGATGACTGGGAAGACCGCTATCGCCATGTGATTGACATGGGCAAAGCGATGGCCCCGCTAGAGGATGCATTGCGCGTGCCTGCAACCAAGGTAGACGGCTGCGCCAGTCAGGTCTGGCTGGTGCCCAGGATTGAAGGCGATACTTTCACCTTTCGCGGCGAAAGCGATGCCATGATTGTGCGCGGCCTGATTGCGGTGCTGATTGCGCTGTATAACAATCAACCCGTCAGTGAGATTGGCAAGATTGATGCGGCGGCGGAACTGGGGCGCTTGGGGCTGAATGACCATTTGTCAGCGCAGCGTTCAAATGGGTTACGGGCTATGGTCGAGCGTATTCGGGAAACAGCTTCCACAGCCGCTTAA
- a CDS encoding MOSC domain-containing protein — MKGQLGEMMARHARAGQLDWIGLRAERYAAMNVVDQAEVLGAGLIGDHGRAGKRAVTLIQAEHLPVIAAFAGRDNVTPDALRRNLMVSGLNLLALRKGLLRVGDAVLEIHGPCPPCSRMEKELGPGGYNAMRGHGGWYASVATPGVIHIGDAVVPA, encoded by the coding sequence TTGAAAGGTCAACTTGGCGAAATGATGGCCCGCCATGCCCGGGCCGGACAGCTGGATTGGATCGGGCTGCGGGCTGAACGCTATGCGGCGATGAATGTTGTCGATCAGGCCGAGGTGCTTGGCGCTGGCCTGATTGGCGATCATGGACGCGCCGGGAAACGGGCCGTCACCTTGATCCAGGCAGAGCATTTGCCGGTGATTGCTGCATTCGCAGGGCGAGACAACGTGACGCCCGACGCTTTGCGCCGCAATCTTATGGTGTCTGGTCTGAACCTGTTGGCGTTGCGCAAAGGTTTGCTACGTGTGGGTGATGCCGTCCTGGAAATTCACGGCCCTTGCCCACCTTGTTCGCGGATGGAAAAGGAGCTGGGCCCGGGCGGCTACAATGCGATGCGCGGGCATGGCGGCTGGTATGCCAGCGTGGCCACGCCCGGCGTTATTCATATTGGTGATGCTGTGGTGCCTGCTTAG